In the genome of Saprospira sp. CCB-QB6, one region contains:
- a CDS encoding AAA family ATPase, which yields MRTWSIELSDEFFSLAIDGNLIIYPIELGAQLVKGDFLLIPNKKGRCLALAKVIDEKVVPLDQHARGRQYFQGRVNPSEYFCCAVEVKQLSQEEQFTYKVDSWFEEIADSYVYMRVHQLSGIALDFHRAGFFTLNNLREEQPSLHFRLRARNTDKLLEKGYFFLGDKNNCIISFWTGDDLLAKTPNIFIKIGYEGEEFTIKLIFSARDNANKAAFFKKLAVKLGGMQYKPQEGGKGGYWEKSYGLVNFPVWLRSFVGGEKETIDAFLLLEQHKKSPLGSLGFIPQELFEWQLAKVMQYKEGLRYDGFNEPIPDSTEPIPDSTPSSAPSSPPRKEQYFRLQRLVLENIGHFERLELDLSSRIICLLGHNGSGKSTVLRALALGLVGVDDNPALDIREEEIQRLLRIDTETGTYRLEHPYRGKITVDYELEQDYRNEVVLSKEAGMFFVGAHNSIQIERDSFGLAAGLSQYKHLLLGFPQLQAGSSKDDHEPKKVLAPNFNDVSSLIYNMDQNRYAALGEWIKDLEADSHKNNGHNEGAVLTFIFSLLSKILEQQVELLQVEHQENLIWLQLEGRKVPFHLLSQGFRNVFAWVGRLIRRLYESADYDAEFYKYPAIVLIDEIDTYLHPKWQRKILDALAEEFPRAQFIVSTHSPLVASYLEAHGETAKVYILDSPIGGQEAAKAPREINFTYGRDIADIFLEWMGVENRDNAINHLIKEAFKGIAKRDEEGLRKAEENIKILKQKGLGDDAEVYELEFTFNRTRDRLSRHK from the coding sequence TTTTCAGGGACGTGTAAACCCTAGTGAATATTTCTGTTGTGCTGTGGAGGTCAAGCAATTGAGCCAGGAGGAGCAGTTTACTTATAAGGTTGATTCCTGGTTTGAAGAAATAGCTGATAGTTATGTATATATGAGAGTACATCAATTATCAGGGATTGCTTTAGACTTTCATAGAGCAGGTTTCTTTACTCTAAATAACTTGAGGGAAGAGCAGCCTTCTCTGCACTTTCGCTTACGGGCTCGAAATACAGATAAACTACTGGAAAAGGGCTATTTCTTTTTGGGGGATAAAAATAATTGTATCATCTCCTTTTGGACGGGAGATGATCTATTGGCCAAAACGCCTAATATTTTTATAAAAATAGGTTATGAGGGAGAAGAGTTTACGATTAAACTAATTTTCTCGGCTAGAGATAATGCCAATAAAGCGGCCTTCTTTAAAAAGTTGGCCGTAAAGCTAGGGGGAATGCAGTATAAGCCCCAAGAGGGCGGAAAAGGTGGCTATTGGGAGAAGAGTTATGGGCTAGTAAATTTTCCCGTTTGGCTGCGATCTTTTGTAGGTGGAGAGAAAGAAACCATAGATGCCTTTTTGTTGCTAGAACAGCATAAGAAGAGCCCTTTGGGGAGTTTGGGCTTTATTCCGCAAGAACTTTTTGAGTGGCAGTTGGCTAAGGTCATGCAATATAAAGAGGGCCTCCGTTACGATGGTTTTAATGAGCCAATTCCTGACTCAACTGAGCCAATTCCTGACTCAACTCCAAGCAGCGCCCCAAGTTCGCCGCCCAGAAAAGAGCAGTATTTTCGTTTGCAGCGCTTAGTCTTAGAGAACATAGGACATTTTGAGCGTTTGGAGTTAGACTTAAGTAGTCGGATCATCTGTTTATTGGGGCATAATGGAAGCGGAAAGTCTACCGTATTGCGGGCATTGGCCTTGGGCTTAGTGGGGGTTGATGATAATCCCGCCTTAGATATTCGGGAAGAGGAAATACAGCGCTTGCTTCGGATTGATACAGAAACGGGAACCTATCGTTTGGAGCATCCTTATCGGGGCAAGATTACTGTAGATTATGAGCTAGAGCAAGACTACCGTAATGAAGTAGTGCTCAGCAAGGAGGCCGGGATGTTTTTTGTTGGGGCACATAATAGCATACAGATAGAGCGGGATTCATTTGGCTTAGCGGCGGGCCTTAGTCAGTACAAGCATTTGCTCTTGGGCTTTCCGCAATTGCAGGCCGGCAGCAGCAAGGACGATCATGAGCCCAAGAAGGTCTTAGCGCCAAACTTTAATGATGTGAGTAGCCTGATTTACAATATGGATCAGAATCGCTATGCGGCCTTAGGGGAGTGGATCAAAGACTTGGAGGCGGATAGCCATAAAAATAATGGACATAATGAGGGGGCGGTATTAACCTTCATCTTTAGCTTATTGTCTAAGATTTTGGAGCAGCAGGTAGAGCTCCTTCAGGTAGAGCATCAAGAAAACTTGATTTGGTTGCAGTTAGAGGGGCGGAAAGTACCTTTTCATCTGCTTAGTCAGGGTTTTCGGAATGTATTTGCCTGGGTGGGGCGTTTGATTCGACGCTTGTATGAGTCGGCAGATTATGATGCAGAATTTTATAAGTATCCCGCTATTGTCTTGATCGATGAGATCGATACCTATTTGCATCCGAAATGGCAGCGCAAGATCTTAGATGCTTTAGCGGAGGAGTTTCCTAGGGCGCAGTTTATTGTGAGTACGCATTCGCCTTTGGTGGCCAGTTATTTAGAGGCTCATGGGGAGACGGCCAAGGTATATATTTTGGATTCGCCTATAGGGGGGCAAGAAGCGGCCAAAGCGCCTAGGGAGATTAACTTCACTTATGGTCGGGACATTGCCGATATTTTCTTAGAGTGGATGGGGGTTGAAAATCGCGATAACGCAATAAATCATCTTATTAAAGAAGCATTTAAAGGAATTGCAAAAAGAGATGAGGAAGGGTTGAGAAAGGCTGAGGAAAATATCAAAATATTAAAGCAGAAAGGACTTGGAGATGATGCAGAGGTATATGAGCTAGAGTTTACTTTCAATCGGACTAGAGATAGGTTATCTAGGCATAAGTAA
- a CDS encoding type I restriction endonuclease subunit R gives MPSKTNEQALEAAIEKALTGSNLEELKAQGYAPQQMAEGEIHYRSGNGFYIGDPNDYDAKWAIDKRRFWHFLESSQAEELAKLRKRSDGELKILHRLNVLIKKYGVLEVLRKGLDVDDAHFELLYPLPLASSGERVRQQFEQNEFSVSRQLRYSLDKPLQEIDMVIFVNGLPIITMELKNPWTGQNARYHGQKQYREDRDIRQPLLQFGRCLVHFAVDTDEVYMTTRLAGKGTFFLPFNKGNGQSKGNPVNEFGHKTAYLWEQIFKRESLANLIQHFVRFDGKRTTALNKRTLYFPRFHQLDVVRKIVADIEAEGLGKTYLIQHSAGSGKSNSITWAAYQLIETYPKHENVRGFRGMERPLFDSVIVVTDRRLLDKQIRENIKSFSQVKNIVAPAYRSADLKAALELGKKIIITTIQKFPFVLEGISQMNEKQFAVIIDEAHSSQTGTTADKMNMTFAKTDDSLGDAQDKLFDLMSARKMRQNVSYLAFTATPKNSTLEKFGVRQADGSFKPFHLYSMKQAIEEGFILDVLANYTTYKSYYELQKSIAENPLFDTKKAQKKLRKYVERQVRTIATKAEIMLNHFMEQVQAKRKLKGKGKAMVLTQSIEAAILYYQAMQRLLEQKGNPFRILVAFSGKKMLKGIEYTEEQINYLPAELDRAKSSDPDYISDKIARYFDMDEYRILIVANKYLTGFDQPKLCSMYIDKKLQGVLAVQALSRLNRSANKLGKKTEDLFVLDFFNSTEDIKKAFDDFYTATSLSEATDVNVLHELKDYLEDPGVYELDEVKEFTNLFFDNADAQLLSPIIDQAAHRFNEELELTDEEKADYKIKAKQFIKIYGQVASIMDYSRLDWEQLFWFLKFLIPKMVIRNKDKDQLDSLLDAVDLSTYGIERVKLNHKIELDAEETSLKPQNANPRGAHEEEEEKDTLEEILRMFNERWFKDWGATPEEQRIRFASFGEGILNHPDYKDKVMENPDAQNRAMAFGKIIKEVMTHYRKLDIQLYRKFVQDEGFAQAIIDGLKRYVEQEAIKRNI, from the coding sequence ATGCCAAGCAAGACGAATGAACAGGCCTTAGAGGCGGCCATAGAAAAAGCCTTAACGGGCAGTAATTTAGAGGAGCTGAAAGCGCAGGGTTATGCGCCCCAGCAGATGGCGGAGGGGGAGATCCACTACCGTTCGGGCAATGGGTTTTATATAGGAGACCCTAATGATTATGATGCAAAATGGGCGATAGACAAGCGGCGTTTTTGGCATTTCTTAGAAAGCAGTCAGGCCGAGGAGTTGGCCAAACTGCGCAAGCGGTCGGATGGGGAATTAAAGATCCTTCATCGCTTGAATGTGCTCATCAAGAAATATGGGGTTTTAGAAGTGTTGCGCAAAGGGCTAGATGTTGATGATGCGCATTTTGAGTTATTGTATCCCTTGCCCTTAGCGAGTAGTGGGGAAAGAGTTCGGCAGCAGTTTGAGCAAAATGAGTTTAGTGTGAGTCGGCAATTGCGTTATTCACTAGATAAGCCCTTACAGGAAATAGACATGGTCATTTTTGTAAATGGTCTGCCTATAATTACGATGGAGCTCAAGAATCCTTGGACGGGGCAGAATGCTCGTTATCATGGGCAAAAACAGTATAGAGAAGACCGAGATATACGGCAGCCGCTTTTGCAATTTGGTCGTTGTTTGGTTCATTTTGCGGTCGATACGGATGAGGTCTATATGACTACTCGTTTGGCGGGTAAAGGGACCTTCTTTTTGCCTTTTAATAAGGGGAATGGGCAAAGCAAGGGGAATCCCGTTAATGAGTTTGGGCATAAAACGGCCTATTTGTGGGAGCAAATTTTCAAGCGGGAGAGTTTGGCCAATTTGATTCAGCATTTTGTGCGTTTTGATGGGAAGCGAACGACTGCATTAAACAAGCGGACCTTATATTTTCCTCGTTTTCATCAGTTGGATGTGGTTCGTAAGATTGTGGCGGATATAGAAGCGGAAGGCCTGGGAAAAACCTATTTGATTCAGCATTCGGCGGGTTCGGGAAAATCCAACTCTATAACTTGGGCGGCCTATCAGTTGATAGAGACCTACCCTAAGCATGAAAATGTTAGGGGATTTAGAGGAATGGAAAGGCCTTTATTTGATTCGGTTATTGTGGTAACGGATCGGCGTTTATTAGATAAGCAAATCAGGGAGAACATTAAGAGTTTTTCTCAGGTCAAAAATATTGTTGCTCCAGCTTATCGCTCTGCAGATTTGAAGGCGGCATTAGAGCTGGGGAAAAAGATTATCATTACGACCATACAAAAGTTTCCTTTTGTTTTGGAGGGAATTAGTCAGATGAATGAGAAGCAGTTTGCGGTAATTATAGATGAGGCGCATAGTTCACAGACGGGGACCACTGCAGACAAAATGAATATGACTTTTGCCAAAACAGATGATAGCTTGGGCGATGCTCAGGACAAGCTATTTGATTTAATGTCTGCGCGTAAGATGCGGCAGAATGTTTCTTATTTAGCGTTTACGGCTACGCCAAAGAACTCGACCCTAGAAAAGTTTGGGGTTCGGCAGGCGGATGGGAGTTTTAAGCCTTTTCATTTGTATTCTATGAAGCAGGCCATAGAGGAGGGCTTTATTTTAGATGTTTTGGCTAATTATACGACCTATAAGAGCTACTATGAGCTACAAAAATCTATAGCGGAGAATCCTCTTTTTGATACCAAAAAGGCGCAAAAGAAATTGCGGAAGTATGTAGAGCGGCAAGTGCGGACGATAGCGACCAAGGCTGAGATTATGCTCAATCATTTTATGGAGCAAGTGCAGGCGAAGCGGAAGTTAAAGGGGAAAGGCAAGGCGATGGTCTTAACGCAGAGCATTGAGGCGGCTATTTTATATTATCAGGCCATGCAGCGATTATTGGAGCAAAAGGGGAATCCCTTCAGGATATTAGTTGCATTTTCTGGTAAAAAAATGTTGAAGGGCATAGAGTATACAGAAGAACAGATCAACTATTTACCAGCGGAATTAGATCGGGCAAAGTCTTCGGACCCAGACTACATCAGTGATAAGATTGCCCGTTATTTTGATATGGATGAATATCGGATATTGATTGTGGCCAACAAGTACCTTACAGGTTTTGATCAGCCCAAGCTTTGTAGTATGTATATTGATAAAAAGCTACAAGGGGTTTTGGCGGTACAGGCTTTATCGCGTCTGAATCGCTCGGCTAATAAATTGGGCAAGAAGACCGAAGATCTTTTTGTATTGGACTTCTTTAATAGCACAGAAGACATCAAAAAAGCCTTTGATGATTTTTATACCGCAACCAGTTTGTCTGAGGCTACGGATGTGAATGTATTGCATGAGTTAAAGGACTATTTAGAAGACCCTGGGGTATATGAACTGGATGAAGTAAAGGAGTTTACTAATTTATTCTTTGACAATGCCGATGCTCAGCTATTGAGTCCGATTATAGACCAGGCTGCTCATCGTTTTAACGAGGAGCTAGAACTTACGGATGAAGAAAAAGCGGACTATAAAATTAAGGCCAAGCAGTTTATTAAGATTTATGGGCAAGTGGCTTCAATTATGGATTATAGTCGTTTGGATTGGGAGCAGCTATTTTGGTTCTTAAAGTTTCTTATTCCCAAGATGGTCATTAGGAATAAAGATAAGGACCAGCTAGACAGCTTATTGGATGCAGTAGATTTGTCTACTTATGGTATTGAACGAGTAAAGCTCAATCATAAAATAGAATTAGATGCAGAGGAAACTAGCTTAAAACCTCAGAATGCCAACCCCAGAGGAGCACATGAGGAAGAAGAGGAAAAAGATACTTTAGAAGAAATCTTGAGGATGTTTAATGAGCGATGGTTTAAGGATTGGGGGGCCACCCCAGAGGAGCAGCGGATTCGTTTTGCTTCTTTTGGAGAGGGCATTTTGAATCATCCAGATTATAAGGATAAGGTTATGGAAAATCCTGATGCGCAGAATAGGGCTATGGCTTTTGGTAAAATTATAAAAGAGGTTATGACGCATTATCGCAAATTGGATATTCAGCTCTATCGGAAGTTTGTACAAGATGAAGGTTTTGCTCAAGCGATTATTGATGGGCTGAAGCGCTATGTTGAGCAAGAGGCGATTAAGCGGAATATTTAG
- a CDS encoding TonB-dependent receptor produces MQKHLLFVLSFCYFTALWGQDSLYIFDADSRQAVANAQLQILDAEGRGQLTAPLFSSEKGLFVLDSFVEGQFVLVTHLNYHQFYGDYFDLKAQKGHLFLQRRPIDLIEVLVQGSSKREEPLREVPSQLTLIDKKEIEILQPQTTAGVMENSGEVFVQRSQMGGGSPIIRGFEANKVLIVLDGIRMNNAIYRAGHLQNIITIDPAIIEGVELHHGPASTIYGSDALGGVMYIRTKSPRFLEEQGKAWHIHAYSRFSTANLERRLHSDIHWSGNRWASLTSMSFSKYGDLRAGRYKADSSMARYWNRYFYVERNEDLGQDLIRINENPNVQLGSAYGQMDLMQKLRYRYNEQLDFEYNLQYSTSTTVPRYDQLTEGEVSFSNGQIISQNLEYAEWNYGPQNRLLSALRANINGDSSRWLGQGQIVAAFQQIEEERITRKFNDPLRRTQAEEVRVFTLNADFLRKICKKQELLYGAEWTHNWVKSEAFTENIETGEQSNRGLGTRYPDGGSQMGNLGVYLSYRLKFAKEKAKLILGSRYTYTNLAASYLDTLLYSLPYDNIHLQTHALTGSAGLSWDLGQQFQLRAVASTAFRTPNIDDMAKLRAKGGNVTVPNAEIGPEKSINMEIGLSKQFAKKLKLSSTIYYNYLFDAIVQQAYSINGQDSMYYDGRFRNIQALVNIGRGAVWGIHASMAYELNDFAFLKWSLVYTQGLDYSEAVAQPLPHIPPLYGQWSFHYHKKAFSLQTNIRFNGPKRLEDYADESSENLDQALPTGTPAWFVINFYTAYELSPEWKLQLGIENLLDWHYRPYASGISAPGQNIILTLRANL; encoded by the coding sequence ATGCAAAAACATTTACTTTTCGTTTTGTCATTCTGCTATTTCACGGCCCTTTGGGGGCAAGATAGCTTGTATATTTTTGATGCGGATAGTCGACAAGCGGTGGCCAATGCCCAGCTGCAAATTCTAGATGCAGAAGGAAGAGGTCAATTGACCGCCCCCTTATTTTCCTCAGAAAAGGGCCTCTTTGTTCTTGACTCTTTTGTGGAGGGGCAATTTGTGTTGGTTACGCATCTAAATTACCATCAATTTTATGGTGATTATTTTGATTTGAAGGCCCAAAAAGGGCATTTATTTTTGCAAAGGCGGCCCATTGATTTGATTGAAGTGTTGGTGCAGGGCTCTTCTAAGCGGGAGGAGCCGCTGCGAGAGGTTCCCTCTCAATTGACGCTTATCGATAAAAAAGAGATTGAGATTTTGCAGCCACAGACGACTGCTGGAGTAATGGAAAACTCTGGGGAAGTTTTTGTACAGCGCTCTCAAATGGGCGGTGGGAGTCCGATTATTAGGGGCTTTGAAGCAAATAAGGTATTAATTGTTTTGGATGGGATACGGATGAACAATGCCATTTATCGGGCTGGGCATTTGCAAAATATTATCACTATTGATCCGGCAATTATTGAAGGTGTAGAGCTGCATCATGGGCCAGCCTCTACAATTTATGGATCGGATGCTTTGGGGGGCGTAATGTATATTCGGACCAAATCGCCTAGGTTTTTGGAAGAGCAGGGCAAAGCTTGGCATATTCATGCTTACAGCCGTTTTTCTACGGCCAATTTAGAGCGTCGTTTGCATAGCGATATACATTGGTCAGGCAATCGTTGGGCAAGCTTAACAAGCATGAGCTTTTCTAAATATGGCGATCTTCGAGCGGGCCGTTATAAGGCAGATAGCAGTATGGCGCGCTATTGGAACCGCTACTTTTATGTAGAAAGAAATGAGGATTTGGGGCAAGACTTGATTCGAATCAATGAAAATCCCAATGTGCAATTGGGCAGTGCTTATGGGCAAATGGACCTAATGCAAAAGCTGCGCTATCGCTATAATGAACAACTAGACTTTGAGTATAATTTGCAGTATTCTACTTCTACGACTGTACCTCGTTACGACCAGTTGACAGAAGGAGAGGTGAGCTTTAGCAATGGACAAATTATTTCTCAAAATTTGGAATATGCAGAATGGAACTACGGACCACAAAATCGCTTGCTCTCCGCCTTAAGGGCCAACATCAATGGCGATAGTAGTCGCTGGCTGGGACAAGGACAAATTGTCGCCGCTTTTCAACAAATAGAGGAAGAGCGAATTACTCGAAAGTTTAATGACCCACTACGTCGAACACAGGCCGAAGAGGTACGCGTTTTTACCTTAAATGCCGATTTTCTACGGAAGATTTGCAAAAAACAAGAGCTTTTATATGGCGCTGAATGGACCCATAACTGGGTGAAATCAGAAGCTTTTACAGAAAATATTGAAACAGGAGAGCAATCTAATCGGGGACTAGGCACTCGCTATCCCGACGGAGGAAGCCAAATGGGAAATCTAGGCGTTTATTTGAGCTATCGCTTGAAGTTCGCCAAGGAAAAAGCCAAGTTAATTTTGGGCAGCCGATACACTTACACCAACTTAGCTGCTAGCTACTTGGATACTTTATTATACAGCTTGCCTTATGACAACATTCATTTGCAGACACATGCCTTGACGGGCAGCGCAGGTTTGAGCTGGGATTTAGGACAGCAGTTTCAGCTTCGGGCGGTGGCTTCTACGGCTTTTCGCACACCCAATATTGATGATATGGCCAAATTGAGGGCCAAAGGAGGCAATGTAACGGTGCCCAATGCCGAAATTGGTCCCGAAAAATCCATCAATATGGAGATCGGCCTCTCTAAACAGTTTGCTAAAAAGCTAAAATTGAGCAGCACGATCTATTATAATTATCTCTTTGATGCCATCGTACAGCAAGCATATAGCATCAATGGACAGGATAGTATGTATTACGATGGGCGATTTCGGAATATTCAGGCCCTAGTCAATATTGGTCGAGGGGCCGTTTGGGGAATACATGCCAGTATGGCTTACGAGCTCAATGATTTTGCCTTCTTAAAATGGAGTTTGGTCTATACCCAAGGTTTAGATTATTCGGAGGCCGTAGCGCAACCCCTCCCCCATATTCCACCCTTATATGGGCAGTGGAGCTTCCATTATCATAAAAAGGCCTTTAGCCTACAAACCAATATCCGCTTTAATGGCCCAAAACGACTAGAAGATTATGCCGATGAAAGCTCAGAAAATTTAGACCAGGCCTTACCCACAGGAACACCCGCTTGGTTTGTTATTAACTTTTATACCGCCTACGAACTAAGTCCAGAATGGAAGTTGCAATTGGGCATTGAAAACCTATTAGATTGGCATTATCGACCTTATGCTTCGGGAATATCAGCTCCAGGTCAAAATATTATCCTGACGTTAAGAGCCAATTTATAA
- a CDS encoding acyl-CoA thioesterase gives MSKLPLIWKQAVVWGDMDAFGHVNNVQYLRYFETARVKYFEELMTGEKGKGPVQPVVANLSADYKAPVTYPDTLEVRLGVTEMGNSSLKMRAEMYSSKGYLAVVAHCSIVMFDFVKKRPARISDELRQFIEELEAKATE, from the coding sequence ATGAGCAAGCTTCCCTTAATTTGGAAACAAGCTGTTGTTTGGGGCGACATGGATGCCTTTGGCCACGTGAATAATGTGCAATACCTGCGCTATTTCGAAACGGCCAGAGTCAAATACTTTGAAGAGTTAATGACAGGCGAAAAGGGCAAAGGCCCAGTACAACCCGTTGTAGCAAACTTAAGTGCTGACTATAAAGCTCCCGTTACTTATCCCGACACCTTAGAAGTCCGATTGGGCGTAACCGAAATGGGTAATAGCAGCCTGAAAATGCGAGCAGAAATGTATAGCTCTAAAGGCTATTTGGCCGTAGTAGCCCACTGTAGTATCGTGATGTTCGACTTTGTGAAAAAACGTCCCGCTAGAATCTCTGATGAACTTCGTCAGTTTATTGAGGAGCTAGAGGCAAAAGCCACAGAATAG
- a CDS encoding methyltransferase family protein, which translates to MSLKTELRSQGDFLFKHRSYLPLVIIVLGLGAYIYNVWSKQLIDPNYAEYYKWGCLAVSLIGLFIRMHAIGHAAPNTSGRNTAEGQIADHINSSGWYAICRHPLYVGNFFMWLGLAGLTQEFWFIIAFIFMYWVYYERIMYAEEAFLIDKYGKAYTDWSAKTPAFWPKFSQWRKPDYPFSWAKIIRQEKAGILNLFLVFFIFEALGSYISSQEWLNMSPLWYGLLIGSIVWYLIIKVLQKTTNIFEGR; encoded by the coding sequence ATGAGTTTAAAAACAGAGCTAAGATCGCAAGGAGATTTCCTATTTAAGCACCGCAGTTATCTCCCTTTAGTCATTATTGTATTGGGCCTAGGCGCCTATATCTATAATGTATGGAGCAAGCAGTTGATTGATCCCAACTATGCCGAATATTATAAATGGGGCTGCTTAGCAGTTTCTTTAATCGGCTTGTTTATCCGAATGCACGCCATTGGCCATGCTGCCCCCAATACTTCAGGCCGCAATACCGCTGAAGGCCAAATTGCCGATCATATCAATAGCTCTGGCTGGTACGCCATCTGTCGCCACCCGCTTTATGTAGGCAACTTTTTTATGTGGTTGGGCCTAGCTGGTCTTACCCAAGAGTTTTGGTTTATTATCGCCTTCATCTTTATGTATTGGGTCTATTACGAGCGCATCATGTATGCAGAAGAAGCCTTTTTGATCGATAAATATGGTAAAGCATATACCGATTGGTCCGCTAAAACCCCTGCCTTCTGGCCCAAATTTAGCCAATGGCGCAAACCCGACTACCCCTTTTCTTGGGCCAAAATTATTCGCCAAGAAAAAGCCGGTATCCTCAACCTCTTTTTGGTCTTCTTCATCTTTGAAGCCCTCGGAAGTTATATTAGCAGCCAAGAATGGCTCAATATGTCCCCACTCTGGTACGGCCTGCTCATCGGGTCCATTGTTTGGTACCTCATTATTAAAGTCCTCCAAAAAACAACAAATATCTTTGAAGGACGCTAA